The following coding sequences lie in one Panicum virgatum strain AP13 chromosome 6N, P.virgatum_v5, whole genome shotgun sequence genomic window:
- the LOC120677941 gene encoding uncharacterized protein LOC120677941: MEAPGHSWLPTGMDPKSSYLLEIRLSANPKKRRKDFSYFTFSKVVDSDLCNSKDLVREIVDQYPHGYQEVVHVFYYDGVQKCSPEITTDQELLEMFRKHVDSKVVHMTITYTDPIDDVSVPECYTTKNSDVLDPSLAAASQSTEAIYSQLTKPSTSQPSEPSTNKTNEDDVECLANPRPQNEHVS; encoded by the exons ATGGAGGCTCCAGGACACTCTTGGCTTCCTACAGG GATGGACCCTAAGTCGAGCTATTTGTTGGAAATCAGACTCAGTGCCAATCCTAAAAAGCGTAGGAAGGATTTTTCATACTTTACCTTCAGCAAAGTTGTGGATTCTGATCTATGCAATTCCAAGGACCTCGTCAGAGAAATTGTGGATCAGTACCCTCATGGATACCAGGAAGTTGTGCATGTTTTTTACTATGATGGTGTCCAAAAATGCTCTCCTGAAATCACAACCGATCAGGAACTCCTTGAGATGTTCCGCAAACATGTCGATAGCAAGGTAGTTCACATGACCATTACATACACTGATCCCATAGATGATGTGTCTGTTCCTGAGTGCTACACCACAAAAAATTCAGATGTGCTTGATCCATCTTTAGCTGCAGCAAGCCAATCCACTGAGGCAATATATAGCCAACTTACAAAGCCATCAACAAGCCAGCCCAGTGAACCTAGCACAAATAAAACTAACGAAGATGATGTTGAGTGTCTAGCAAATCCTCGTCCACAAAATGAACATGTTAGTTGA
- the LOC120677440 gene encoding acyl transferase 5-like, protein MSAAAAAPTVEKSAPELVQPAGPTPGGTLPLSAIDKTAAARVWVVLVQVFPQAAGDVVGGQDAAVAAMRDGFARALVPYYPVAGRIAYVSPGEPVVDCTGQGVWFVEAAASCALADVNYLERPLLIPKEELLPCPPPEEKLEDLIIMAQVTKFTCGGLAVGIRFSHMVFDGQGAAQFLKAAGEMARGLPAPSVAPVWDRDGGPPKLPRGPAPPFTAFSFVTQAVDISPESIARIKDGFSAATGQTCSTFDAATAVVFKCRALAAGLPDDAEVRLAFAASTRHLLRGVLPSVEGYYGNCVYLVVATRTSKAIREAPLQEVIGLTRGAKEALTARFTDWMRGGAMEDHYSVALDYGTVTVSDWSRVGFNEVDYGFGEPGYVFSLNDHVNVVASAIYFKPPAPKRGIRLMLRCVEEPHAAAFADELAMYA, encoded by the exons AtgtctgccgccgctgccgcccccaCCGTCGAGAAATCAGCCCCGGAGCTCGTGCAGCCGGCGGGGCCGACGCCGGGAGGCACCCTCCCGCTGTCCGCCATCGACaagaccgcggcggcgcgcgtctGGGTCGTCTTGGTCCAGGTGTTCCCCCAGGCCGCAGGAGACGTCGTCGGGGGCCaggacgccgccgtggcggcgATGCGCGACGGCTTCGCGAGGGCGCTGGTGCCGTACTACCCGGTGGCCGGCCGCATTGCGTACGTGAGCCCCGGGGAGCCCGTTGTGGACTGCACCGGCCAGGGCGTCTGGTTCGTGGAGGCCGCGGCGAGCTGCGCGCTCGCCGACGTGAACTACCTCGAGCGCCCGCTGCTCATCCCCAAGGAGGAGCTGCTCCCGTGCCCGCCCCCGGAGGAGAAGCTCGAGGATCTCATCATCATGGCCCAG GTGACCAAGTTCACCTGCGGCGGGCTCGCCGTCGGCATCAGGTTCAGCCACATGGTGTTCGACGGGCAGGGCGCGGCTCAGTTCCTCAAGGCGGCCGGCGAGATGGCGCGTGGGCTGCCGGCGCCGTCGGTGGCGCCGGTCTGGGACCGCGACGGCGGCCCGCCCAAGCTGCCGCgtggccccgcgccgccgttcaCGGCGTTCAGCTTTGTCACCCAGGCGGTCGATATCTCGCCGGAGAGCATCGCGCGCATCAAGGACGGGTTCAGCGCGGCGACGGGGCAGACCTGCTCCACCTTCGACGCCGCCACGGCCGTGGTGTTCAAGTGCCGCGCGCTGGCGGCGGGGCTCCCCGACGACGCCGAGGTCCGGCTCGCCTTCGCCGCCAGCACGCGGCACCTCCTCCGGGGCGTGCTGCCGTCGGTGGAAGGCTACTACGGCAACTGCGTGTACCTCGTGGTCGCCACCCGGACCAGCAAGGCCATCCGCGAGGCGCCGCTGCAGGAGGTGATCGGCCTGACGCGGGGGGCCAAGGAGGCGCTCACCGCGCGGTTCACGGACTGGatgcgcggcggcgccatggaagACCATTACAGCGTGGCGCTAGACTACGGCACGGTGACGGTGTCGGACTGGAGCCGCGTCGGGTTCAACGAGGTGGACTACGGCTTCGGCGAGCCGGGGTACGTGTTCTCGCTCAACGACCACGTCAACGTCGTCGCGTCGGCGATCTACTTCAAGCCGCCAGCGCCCAAGCGCGGCATCCGGCTCATGCTCCGCTGCGTTGAggagccgcacgccgccgcgttCGCCGACGAGCTCGCCATGTACGCCTAG